A window of the Leucothrix mucor DSM 2157 genome harbors these coding sequences:
- a CDS encoding helix-turn-helix domain-containing protein, with translation MSQTANLIHTLKRLLKQHGKTYADVAECLALSEASVKRLFSEQNLSLQRLDAICGLLEIEISDLVRTMQAEHNTSISELTHEQEKKIADNLDLLMITVYVLNRWSLKDITSRYNFTEAECIRHLIHLDRLRIIELLPGNRIKLLVSPNFKWRDDGPIMKLFLAKIETEFFRTNFSRETEKLVVLNGMLSDASNALFQRKMAQLAKDFDTLSKDDADLPIGQRKGYTLLVGLRDWNYERLFGQQRRT, from the coding sequence ATGTCGCAAACCGCCAACCTCATTCACACCTTAAAGCGCCTGCTAAAACAGCATGGCAAAACCTATGCGGATGTGGCTGAGTGCTTAGCGCTTTCTGAGGCCAGTGTTAAGCGCTTGTTTTCAGAACAGAACTTATCCCTGCAACGCTTGGATGCGATTTGTGGCTTACTGGAAATTGAGATTTCAGACCTAGTGCGCACCATGCAAGCCGAACACAATACCTCGATCAGCGAACTCACCCATGAGCAAGAAAAGAAAATCGCGGATAATCTCGACCTGTTAATGATCACGGTGTATGTGCTCAATCGCTGGAGCTTAAAGGATATTACCAGCCGCTATAACTTCACCGAAGCCGAATGTATTCGCCACCTGATTCATCTGGATCGCTTGCGGATTATTGAATTGCTACCGGGTAATCGCATCAAGCTATTAGTCTCGCCTAACTTTAAGTGGCGCGATGATGGCCCGATTATGAAGCTGTTCTTAGCCAAGATTGAAACTGAATTTTTCCGCACGAATTTCAGCCGTGAGACGGAGAAACTGGTCGTACTCAATGGCATGTTAAGCGATGCCAGCAATGCCCTATTCCAGCGTAAAATGGCGCAGCTCGCTAAAGATTTCGATACGCTGAGTAAAGATGATGCCGATCTGCCGATTGGCCAACGCAAGGGCTATACCTTATTAGTCGGCCTGCGTGACTGGAACTACGAGCGCCTGTTTGGCCAACAGCGTAGGACTTGA
- the phaP gene encoding TIGR01841 family phasin (Members of this family are phasins (small proteins associated with inclusions such as PHA granules). Note that several different families of phasins have been named PhaP despite very little sequence similarity to each other.): MTQTFDFEKAMAPSKAFAALAIEKSESLIALNTALLNKYSAMSIANAKAALEVKDAEAAQAYFAKQAESAKEVMESLVEDSKAVAKISEEYTAEVQKLVADSVKA; encoded by the coding sequence ATGACACAGACATTTGATTTCGAAAAAGCAATGGCACCTTCTAAAGCATTCGCAGCACTGGCTATCGAAAAGTCAGAAAGCCTAATCGCTTTAAACACCGCTCTACTGAACAAGTACAGCGCAATGAGCATTGCTAATGCTAAAGCAGCTCTTGAAGTTAAAGATGCAGAAGCGGCACAAGCTTACTTCGCTAAGCAGGCTGAGTCTGCTAAAGAAGTAATGGAAAGCCTAGTTGAAGACAGCAAAGCTGTTGCCAAGATCAGCGAAGAGTACACAGCTGAAGTTCAAAAACTGGTTGCTGATTCAGTTAAAGCATAA
- a CDS encoding alpha-E domain-containing protein produces MLSKVAERVYWMARSLERTENTARLISVHTSLLMDMPAEMEINWFTLVKIFNAESLYHELHLTINEPDIMHFLVADENNPSSLISSLSSVRENVRTTLDILPEDMWEQVNQAHLLIKETVPTIRNRHRRQLMLRRVISHCQAILGVLESHLCRNHTYDFVQTGKYLERADMTSRILEMTSLLLSDARSDTLRQYESILWTNVLQSLSAHQMYLQHMRPPVKGDNVLRFLVQSDVFPHAIRYAVMQIAVYVEHLPTPKQVLITQKIVLKHLMSEDVGSIPAEEVHILMDYLQSELTELHVQIAQTWFTPQVQAD; encoded by the coding sequence ATGTTATCAAAAGTTGCCGAACGCGTTTACTGGATGGCCCGCTCCTTAGAGCGCACTGAAAACACCGCCCGCCTGATCAGCGTACACACCAGCTTGTTAATGGATATGCCCGCTGAAATGGAAATCAACTGGTTTACACTGGTAAAGATTTTCAATGCTGAAAGCCTCTATCACGAGCTGCACCTGACGATTAACGAGCCGGACATCATGCATTTTTTGGTGGCCGATGAGAATAACCCCTCCTCCTTAATCAGCTCCTTAAGCAGTGTGCGGGAGAATGTGCGCACCACGCTGGATATCTTGCCGGAAGATATGTGGGAGCAAGTTAACCAAGCGCATTTGCTGATTAAAGAAACGGTTCCGACCATTCGCAATCGCCACCGTCGGCAGCTGATGCTGCGACGCGTGATTAGTCACTGTCAGGCCATCCTTGGCGTATTAGAAAGTCATTTGTGCCGCAATCATACTTACGACTTTGTGCAGACGGGTAAGTACCTGGAACGCGCCGATATGACTAGCCGAATTCTGGAAATGACCTCGCTATTATTATCCGATGCCCGCAGCGATACCTTGCGCCAATATGAAAGCATTCTATGGACTAATGTATTGCAATCGCTCAGTGCTCATCAGATGTATTTGCAGCATATGCGCCCGCCGGTTAAAGGGGATAATGTGCTGCGTTTTCTGGTGCAAAGTGATGTATTCCCACATGCCATTCGCTATGCGGTGATGCAAATTGCGGTGTATGTGGAGCACTTGCCAACACCAAAACAGGTGTTGATCACCCAGAAAATTGTGCTAAAACACTTGATGTCGGAAGATGTGGGGAGCATTCCAGCTGAGGAAGTGCATATCCTGATGGATTACTTACAATCTGAACTCACGGAACTGCATGTTCAAATCGCCCAGACTTGGTTTACGCCACAGGTGCAAGCGGATTAG
- a CDS encoding YheT family hydrolase yields MNHNNAPMNLGNGHLDTLLPYLFRPIKKQAYQRERIETPDNDFLDLDWVKGGHRKLLIISHGLESSSKAQYVQGMADLFKQHEFDVLAWNYRGCSGAVNRTMKYYHSGASEDLATVVEHVESLQAYDSVFLMGFSLGGNLTLKYAGEQSDAIAESIKGVCVFSTPCYLKTASHQLAKGFNKIYTQNFVRSLKQKVYDKRALLEANGFDLADIDKLNSLPTFDDVFTAPMHGFKDADDYYQQCSATFFMPDIRVPTLIVNAANDPFLSKECYPYQLVDDNPCLQMEVPKHGGHVGFYQPLKGNVMWSEARALAFVQSLL; encoded by the coding sequence ATGAATCATAATAATGCACCGATGAACTTGGGCAATGGTCACCTCGATACCTTGCTGCCGTATTTATTTCGACCCATTAAAAAGCAAGCCTACCAGCGGGAGCGCATTGAAACGCCGGATAATGATTTTCTGGATTTAGATTGGGTAAAGGGCGGTCATCGCAAACTGTTGATTATCTCGCATGGCCTTGAGTCCAGCTCCAAAGCGCAATACGTGCAGGGCATGGCGGACTTATTTAAACAGCATGAGTTTGATGTGTTGGCATGGAATTACCGAGGCTGTTCTGGCGCGGTCAATCGCACCATGAAATATTATCACTCCGGTGCCAGTGAGGATTTGGCAACGGTTGTCGAGCATGTAGAAAGCCTGCAAGCCTATGATTCGGTATTTTTGATGGGCTTTAGTCTCGGTGGCAATCTAACACTGAAATATGCTGGTGAGCAGAGCGATGCCATTGCCGAGTCCATCAAAGGCGTGTGCGTGTTTTCAACACCGTGTTACCTCAAAACGGCGAGCCATCAATTGGCTAAGGGCTTCAATAAAATCTACACGCAAAATTTTGTACGAAGCCTCAAGCAAAAAGTCTATGACAAGCGTGCTTTGCTGGAAGCCAATGGTTTTGATCTTGCGGATATCGACAAGCTAAATAGCCTGCCAACGTTTGATGATGTGTTTACTGCGCCGATGCATGGTTTTAAAGATGCGGATGACTATTATCAGCAGTGCAGTGCCACGTTTTTTATGCCCGATATTCGCGTACCGACCTTAATTGTGAATGCGGCTAACGATCCCTTCTTATCGAAAGAATGCTATCCCTATCAGTTAGTCGACGATAATCCCTGCTTGCAGATGGAAGTACCAAAGCACGGCGGCCATGTTGGCTTTTACCAACCACTCAAAGGCAATGTGATGTGGTCGGAAGCGCGTGCTTTGGCATTTGTTCAGAGCTTGCTATAA
- a CDS encoding phasin family protein: MSLKKLITTTKIIYCAAAFGLLDYAHVAPQHKSNFLVFTLTETIKMTQAFDFEKAMAPSKAFAALAIEKSESLIALNTALLNKYSAMTIANAKAAMEVKDAEAAKAYFAEQNAKAKEIMEGLVEDSKAVAKISQDYTAEVQKLVTTSSKEAVEAVKTAVTPKA; this comes from the coding sequence GTGTCTTTAAAAAAGCTGATCACGACAACAAAAATTATATATTGCGCTGCAGCATTCGGCCTGTTAGATTATGCACATGTTGCGCCGCAACACAAAAGCAACTTTCTTGTATTTACACTGACTGAGACTATTAAAATGACACAAGCATTTGATTTCGAAAAAGCAATGGCACCTTCTAAAGCATTCGCAGCACTGGCTATCGAAAAGTCAGAAAGTCTGATCGCACTGAACACTGCACTGCTAAACAAGTACAGCGCAATGACTATCGCTAACGCGAAAGCAGCGATGGAAGTTAAAGATGCAGAAGCAGCTAAAGCATACTTTGCAGAGCAAAATGCAAAAGCAAAAGAAATCATGGAAGGTTTAGTTGAAGACAGCAAAGCTGTTGCTAAGATCAGCCAAGACTACACAGCTGAAGTACAGAAGCTAGTAACGACTAGCAGCAAAGAAGCTGTTGAAGCAGTAAAGACTGCTGTAACACCAAAAGCATAA
- the msrB gene encoding peptide-methionine (R)-S-oxide reductase MsrB has product MLKWEDVLAFAKNGNPTPDKTVTLSEAEWRKKLTPDQFQVTRLKGTERPFSSEMCSLFEPSIYSCVCCDTLLFDATEKFESGTGWPSFTQPLKENGVSYHLDRSMASDRIETLCNTCGAHLGHVFPDGPPPSGLRYCMNAVALKKVD; this is encoded by the coding sequence ATGCTTAAGTGGGAAGATGTGCTCGCGTTTGCTAAAAACGGCAATCCAACACCGGATAAGACGGTTACGTTGAGCGAGGCAGAATGGCGTAAAAAGCTAACGCCAGATCAGTTTCAGGTCACTCGCTTAAAAGGCACCGAGCGCCCGTTTAGCTCTGAGATGTGTAGCCTGTTTGAGCCCAGCATTTACAGCTGCGTGTGCTGCGATACTTTGTTATTTGACGCGACTGAGAAATTTGAGTCCGGCACCGGCTGGCCTTCATTTACCCAACCGCTGAAAGAGAATGGCGTGTCGTATCATCTGGATCGCAGTATGGCCAGTGATCGCATCGAAACGCTGTGCAATACCTGTGGCGCACACCTAGGCCATGTATTCCCTGACGGCCCACCACCGAGCGGATTGCGCTATTGCATGAATGCGGTCGCGCTGAAAAAAGTGGACTAA
- a CDS encoding YiaA/YiaB family inner membrane protein — translation MSDATLQPNSTSWLLFVKLTFGISIAAMAAFIFFMEGSLLMRGYLALNSLFLISSTIMMSKTMRDEHEAQSLIHKISEAKTNKILKEYTE, via the coding sequence ATGAGCGATGCAACATTACAACCGAATTCGACTAGCTGGTTATTATTCGTGAAGCTGACCTTCGGAATCTCAATCGCAGCCATGGCCGCTTTTATCTTCTTTATGGAAGGCAGCTTATTGATGAGAGGTTACCTGGCGCTGAACTCTCTGTTCCTGATCAGCTCCACCATCATGATGTCAAAAACCATGCGTGATGAGCACGAAGCACAAAGCCTGATCCACAAGATCAGCGAAGCGAAAACCAACAAAATCCTGAAAGAATACACGGAATAA
- a CDS encoding acetylornithine transaminase — protein MKTAYDSIMQIAKRPDIVFELGEGSWLIDSQGNRYLDFIQGWAVNTLGHCPPEITEALTKQATRLINASPAFYNGPMVECADMLVKHSVFDQVFFANSGAEANEGAIKLARKWGKVNKNGAYKFITFNGAFHGRTLTTMAASGKAAFAPMFEPKTPGFTKVDYNDLAAVEAAIDDQTVAIMLEPIQGEAGVIPAEKAFMQGLRKLADEHNLLLVVDEVQTGVGRTGHMFGYEAFGIEPDVMTLGKGLGGGVPISALLAKSSCCVFEPGEQGGTYNGNPLMTSVALAILTRLAEPDFMPMVNARSEQLTKELDALSAKFGLGKVRGMGLILALDTGTLDANVISAKCMERRVLINAPQTHALRFVPALNLTEAEITQMVSTLDEVMTEMTAA, from the coding sequence ATGAAGACAGCATACGATTCAATCATGCAGATTGCCAAGCGGCCAGACATTGTATTTGAACTAGGAGAAGGCAGTTGGCTGATTGATAGTCAGGGTAACCGCTATCTGGATTTCATTCAGGGCTGGGCGGTGAATACGTTGGGGCATTGCCCACCGGAAATTACCGAAGCATTGACCAAGCAGGCAACGCGCCTGATTAATGCCAGCCCTGCATTTTATAACGGCCCGATGGTTGAATGTGCGGATATGCTGGTGAAGCATTCGGTATTTGATCAGGTATTCTTCGCCAATAGCGGCGCAGAGGCCAATGAAGGCGCAATTAAGCTGGCCCGTAAATGGGGTAAGGTTAATAAGAATGGCGCGTATAAATTCATTACCTTTAATGGCGCATTCCACGGCCGTACGCTAACGACGATGGCAGCCAGTGGTAAAGCCGCGTTTGCACCGATGTTTGAGCCTAAAACACCGGGTTTCACTAAGGTTGATTATAATGATCTGGCCGCAGTTGAAGCAGCGATTGATGACCAAACGGTTGCGATTATGCTGGAGCCGATTCAGGGTGAAGCCGGCGTTATTCCAGCGGAAAAAGCCTTTATGCAAGGCCTGCGTAAATTAGCTGATGAGCACAATCTGCTATTGGTTGTGGATGAAGTACAAACAGGCGTTGGCCGTACTGGTCACATGTTTGGTTATGAAGCTTTTGGCATCGAGCCAGATGTGATGACCTTGGGTAAAGGCCTGGGTGGCGGCGTGCCGATTTCTGCATTGCTGGCTAAATCATCTTGTTGCGTGTTTGAACCTGGCGAGCAGGGCGGTACTTACAACGGTAACCCGCTAATGACATCTGTGGCGCTGGCAATTCTGACACGATTGGCTGAGCCTGACTTTATGCCAATGGTGAATGCGCGCAGTGAGCAACTGACGAAAGAGCTGGATGCGTTGTCTGCGAAATTTGGTTTGGGTAAAGTGCGCGGCATGGGCCTGATTCTGGCGCTGGATACTGGCACATTGGATGCCAATGTGATTTCAGCGAAATGCATGGAGCGAAGAGTGCTGATCAATGCACCGCAAACTCACGCACTGCGTTTTGTGCCTGCGCTGAATTTAACGGAAGCTGAGATTACTCAGATGGTTAGCACGCTGGATGAAGTGATGACTGAGATGACTGCTGCTTAA
- a CDS encoding diguanylate cyclase, which produces MKLRFKMLLPFILLFSIVLTGSSLYVIPKYEKQVTQEAITQESTYLKLLSITLQPALLLNDMDALTDFSEEILSEHSNWYSLSVRASDEPLNLSLAQRSNDDNVKLNTITSDIMLSGGRRGSLELAMNISQGVTSQLDHIRHFRRAALGILLFSILTVSLFLDRLILRPLIKLVSFAGQISKGDYEQKQIKIGTDEVGQLGASLEVMRQKIMERDQAMRRVSDVQDVVRLIQSKLTLDQDIQQVYGSLQQRILTLTESETGLICEIVEDDNRVTCINPLSLNHTLGLPSSNRPAKICPEYSLLSEVVSRGCMVIHNNNESPNEELGFPVPAGVTVEHFMGLPLYNSYRLVGVLCLVNRKQGFNKRLAKEIETLLQPLAGLISAYQERTTLTESEARLRLLVDNAVEGIVTTNDKGNIITFNPAAERIFGYSKSQVMGRSIGILVPRGQIQEYMLQTNKMLSISNLSGLQSNKELEADGLHRNGKLIPLELSITQVKTQQGIQFTGIIRDISDRKQQEAELSKAYADLQKAHELMEEQNRRDSLTGLANRRFLDQILAREWARTERKGTNELSIILCDIDYFKRYNDTYGHLEGDECLRKVSKVLADSFTRKVDLVARYGGEEFMIVLPDTSAIAAMAMAETMRQNILALNVEHKSSPVAPNITISVGVFTGGRAVSRNLNNAIQRADQALYKAKAGGRNQVIHDCKPACTCSPVSDNTL; this is translated from the coding sequence ATGAAATTACGCTTTAAAATGCTACTACCGTTTATATTACTGTTCAGTATTGTACTGACTGGTAGTTCTCTGTACGTCATTCCAAAGTACGAAAAACAGGTAACGCAAGAAGCGATCACCCAAGAATCAACCTATCTTAAGTTACTGAGCATCACGCTCCAGCCTGCCCTATTACTCAATGATATGGATGCCCTAACTGACTTTTCAGAGGAAATTCTTAGTGAACATAGCAACTGGTACTCGTTAAGCGTACGCGCTTCGGATGAACCTTTAAACTTATCACTGGCTCAGCGCAGCAACGATGATAACGTGAAGCTGAATACCATCACCTCAGACATCATGCTGAGCGGTGGGCGGCGTGGCTCGCTTGAGTTGGCGATGAATATTTCCCAAGGTGTTACCAGCCAACTGGACCATATCCGGCATTTTAGGCGAGCCGCTTTAGGTATCTTATTGTTCTCCATTCTGACCGTCTCGCTGTTTTTGGATAGGCTCATCCTTAGGCCACTAATCAAGCTGGTGAGCTTTGCTGGACAGATTTCTAAAGGTGACTACGAGCAAAAGCAAATCAAGATCGGTACAGATGAGGTCGGCCAACTCGGTGCTTCGCTTGAAGTAATGCGCCAAAAAATTATGGAACGAGACCAAGCCATGCGTCGCGTTTCAGATGTTCAGGATGTCGTGCGTCTGATTCAAAGCAAGCTAACCTTAGATCAGGATATCCAACAAGTTTACGGCTCACTGCAGCAACGCATTCTAACGCTGACCGAGTCAGAAACCGGGCTTATTTGTGAAATCGTAGAAGATGACAACCGAGTTACTTGCATCAATCCCTTATCGCTAAATCATACATTGGGGCTACCCTCCTCTAATCGCCCGGCGAAAATCTGTCCTGAGTACTCACTCCTGAGTGAGGTAGTGAGCCGTGGCTGCATGGTCATTCACAATAACAATGAGTCGCCCAATGAAGAGCTAGGCTTTCCAGTCCCCGCCGGCGTAACCGTTGAACACTTTATGGGCTTACCGCTGTATAACAGCTACCGATTAGTGGGTGTGCTTTGCCTGGTAAATCGAAAACAAGGCTTTAATAAACGACTGGCAAAGGAAATCGAAACCTTACTTCAGCCATTGGCCGGGCTCATTAGCGCCTACCAAGAACGCACCACGCTAACAGAAAGCGAGGCTCGCTTACGACTGCTGGTTGATAATGCCGTCGAAGGAATTGTCACAACAAACGACAAAGGCAACATCATTACGTTTAACCCCGCAGCAGAGCGAATTTTTGGCTATAGCAAAAGCCAAGTGATGGGCCGCTCAATTGGCATTCTGGTGCCACGCGGGCAAATTCAAGAATACATGCTGCAAACGAATAAAATGCTTTCGATCAGTAATTTATCGGGCCTGCAATCTAACAAAGAGTTAGAGGCGGATGGGTTGCATCGCAATGGAAAGCTGATCCCACTGGAGCTTTCAATTACTCAGGTAAAAACGCAACAAGGGATACAGTTTACCGGCATCATCCGCGATATTAGCGACCGTAAACAACAAGAAGCTGAACTCAGCAAAGCTTATGCCGACCTGCAAAAAGCGCATGAGTTAATGGAAGAACAAAACCGCCGTGACTCACTGACTGGACTAGCAAACCGTCGCTTCCTCGATCAGATATTGGCCCGTGAATGGGCACGTACCGAACGCAAAGGCACCAACGAGCTCAGCATTATTCTGTGTGATATTGATTACTTTAAACGCTACAACGATACCTACGGGCATTTAGAAGGTGATGAATGCCTGCGTAAAGTCTCCAAAGTATTAGCCGATAGCTTTACCCGCAAGGTCGATCTGGTGGCTCGCTATGGCGGTGAAGAGTTTATGATCGTACTGCCAGACACCTCAGCCATCGCGGCAATGGCCATGGCTGAAACAATGCGTCAGAATATTCTAGCGCTAAATGTAGAACACAAATCCTCTCCCGTTGCCCCCAACATCACCATCAGTGTGGGTGTGTTTACTGGTGGCCGTGCAGTATCTCGCAATCTGAACAATGCGATTCAACGCGCAGATCAGGCGCTGTATAAAGCCAAAGCAGGCGGCCGTAATCAAGTGATTCACGACTGTAAACCGGCTTGCACCTGCTCACCCGTTTCGGATAACACACTTTAG
- a CDS encoding sulfite exporter TauE/SafE family protein, producing MDITLLVLLMAGMITGFSKFSVGGMGLLILPVIMIALPGPEALGVIAPMYVITDLMAVSTYRKQIAWRVLLRFLPITVLGVGLGGWLLSGINPDQFQLMLGVLVVLMLSYSIFTDHYPSNFMRHPTAIYIAGLLSGVVSIMANAAGPIVSLFFMEQKLPKDAYMSTRAWCILLINLAKFPPLIMLGLMNKETILFSVYCIPGMVIGAFMGYWLVKKLNLNQFKWLIRGMSAIAAIKLFMFS from the coding sequence TTGGACATCACACTGTTGGTCTTACTTATGGCGGGGATGATTACAGGATTTTCTAAATTCTCCGTCGGCGGCATGGGCTTATTAATCTTGCCAGTCATTATGATTGCCCTCCCCGGCCCGGAAGCCTTGGGCGTGATTGCGCCAATGTATGTGATCACCGACCTCATGGCCGTTAGTACTTATCGCAAACAAATTGCATGGCGTGTTTTACTCAGATTCTTACCGATTACCGTATTGGGCGTTGGCTTGGGTGGTTGGCTGCTGTCTGGTATTAATCCGGATCAGTTTCAGCTGATGCTGGGTGTTTTGGTGGTGCTCATGTTGAGCTACAGTATTTTTACGGATCACTATCCGAGTAATTTTATGCGCCACCCTACAGCCATCTATATTGCAGGATTGCTCAGTGGTGTCGTGAGCATCATGGCGAATGCCGCAGGGCCGATTGTCAGCTTATTCTTTATGGAGCAAAAGCTGCCTAAAGACGCGTATATGAGTACCCGCGCCTGGTGCATTCTATTAATTAATCTGGCCAAGTTTCCGCCCTTGATCATGCTCGGGCTCATGAATAAGGAAACAATCTTGTTTAGTGTCTATTGCATACCGGGCATGGTGATAGGCGCTTTTATGGGTTATTGGCTGGTTAAGAAGCTAAACCTTAACCAGTTCAAATGGCTAATTCGGGGCATGTCGGCGATCGCAGCCATTAAGTTATTTATGTTTAGTTAG
- a CDS encoding circularly permuted type 2 ATP-grasp protein, which translates to MKIEWNQYNPSHFYDELMLSPHQPREPSYKLVQYLRGLRRDAFEQCINEAEAVVHEMGITFTVYSDAGNIDRPWPFDVIPRVIQANEWRRTEQGLKQRIKALNLFIQDIYNERNIIKDGIIPEEVVLQSKGYREACVGITPPHGVWANICGSDLVRDSSGIMYVLEDNLRVPSGVAYMLENRNITKRVLPEVFRPLNILPVSDYPAHLYSMLASLKPDMTSPTIALLTPGIYNSAYFEHAYLAQQAGLILLEGSDLFVDSDDYVYMHTIHGPERVDVIYRRIDDEFIDPEVFRKDSQLGIPGLMRAWQAGNVAIANAPGCGVADDKVIYAYVPDMIRYYLGEEPSLPSVPTWLCRRPDELEHVLENLADLVVKPANESGGYGMLVGPHSTAEEVEAFRKLIIADPNNYIAQPTLDLSVTPTCCENKVEPRHIDLRPFILNGEDIYVTPGGLTRVAMRKGSLVVNSSQGGGSKDTWIVDTTRYQEEA; encoded by the coding sequence ATGAAAATTGAATGGAATCAATATAACCCCTCCCATTTCTATGATGAGCTTATGCTCAGCCCCCACCAACCCCGTGAGCCAAGCTATAAACTGGTGCAATACCTGCGTGGGCTGAGGCGCGATGCCTTTGAACAGTGCATTAACGAAGCTGAAGCGGTCGTTCATGAGATGGGCATTACTTTTACCGTGTATAGCGATGCCGGCAATATAGACCGCCCCTGGCCCTTTGATGTTATTCCCAGAGTGATTCAGGCCAATGAATGGCGACGCACCGAACAGGGGCTAAAACAGCGGATTAAAGCCCTAAATTTGTTCATCCAAGATATTTATAACGAACGCAATATTATTAAAGACGGCATTATTCCCGAAGAAGTCGTGCTTCAATCCAAAGGCTATCGCGAAGCTTGTGTCGGTATTACGCCGCCTCATGGGGTCTGGGCCAATATCTGCGGTTCGGATTTAGTCAGGGATAGCTCCGGCATTATGTATGTGTTGGAAGATAATTTACGCGTACCCTCCGGCGTTGCTTATATGCTGGAAAACCGGAATATCACCAAGCGCGTATTACCGGAAGTTTTCCGCCCATTGAATATTCTGCCGGTCAGTGATTACCCCGCACACTTGTATTCCATGCTGGCGTCACTCAAGCCGGATATGACCAGCCCAACCATCGCCCTACTCACGCCCGGCATTTATAACTCAGCCTATTTTGAACATGCCTACCTTGCTCAACAAGCCGGTTTGATTTTGCTGGAAGGCTCTGACTTGTTTGTCGATAGCGATGACTACGTCTATATGCACACTATCCACGGCCCTGAGCGGGTGGATGTGATTTACCGGCGCATTGATGATGAATTTATAGACCCTGAAGTCTTCCGTAAAGACTCCCAATTAGGAATTCCGGGACTGATGCGCGCTTGGCAAGCAGGCAATGTTGCGATCGCTAATGCACCCGGCTGCGGCGTGGCTGATGACAAAGTCATCTATGCCTATGTACCGGATATGATTCGCTATTACTTGGGTGAGGAGCCAAGCTTGCCCAGCGTGCCCACTTGGCTATGTCGTCGTCCAGATGAGCTGGAACATGTTTTGGAAAATCTGGCCGACCTGGTGGTAAAGCCTGCCAATGAGTCCGGTGGCTATGGCATGTTAGTCGGCCCACACTCAACAGCCGAAGAAGTTGAAGCCTTCCGCAAGCTGATTATTGCCGATCCCAATAATTATATCGCCCAACCCACATTGGACCTCTCAGTCACGCCAACCTGCTGCGAGAACAAGGTCGAACCACGCCACATTGATTTACGCCCCTTTATTTTAAATGGTGAGGACATCTACGTAACACCCGGCGGCCTGACTCGCGTTGCCATGCGCAAAGGCTCTTTAGTCGTGAACTCATCCCAAGGTGGCGGCAGTAAAGACACTTGGATCGTCGATACCACTCGTTATCAGGAGGAAGCGTAA